The sequence tacagtacaggccgaaggtttggacacaccttctcattcaatgtgttttctttatttttatgatcatttacattggtagattctcactgaaggcatcaaaactatgaatggagtttggagttatgtacttaacaaaacgtggagacctggcctccacagtcaccggacctgaacccaatccagatggtttggggtgagctggaccgcagagtgaaggcaaaggggccgaCAAGatctaaacacctctgggaactccttcaagactgttggaaaagcatttcaggtgataacctcttgaagctcatcgagagaatgccaagagtgtgcaaagcagtaatcacagcaaaggaactagaatataaaacatgttttcagttatttcacaatttttgttaagtacataaatccacatgtgttcattcatagttttgatgccttcagtgagaatctaccaatgtaaagggtcatgaaaataaagaaaacacattgaatgaagaggtgtccaaacttttagcctgtactgtataatatgaCCTAAATAATAGCACCACTGCAAGTTACTACACCTGCAAAGTTTACTAGGTAGCTATGCATTCATTCTGCAAGTATTTCTTCCCACGATTTACAGACACGGATACATTGATGAAGATCCCCATGTAACTCTGGAACATTTTACAAAGTGCTGTCAAATGTAGCTGGATTAACATAAAATCCTGTGGTTAGACACCCATCATTCACTTTTCACAACAATTTTTGTAATAGACACTTGAGAAAGAGGCGTGGCTTGCGTGTCTTCATCTgacaatttaatattttttgacTCATACATaatcatacacggtatgatatgcagtgaaatgctttagcgactgctacagaccacagtattgcaaatattgctagtattacaatgaaccaatatgtaaatattgcaaacataactaAATATGTCTTTAACATAGATCATAAATATGTGTAACGGGTAGGGTGAAGGTGCGCAAAttagtgaagtcaaagtaaaaagtaaaaaaaggttttaaaaaattgtgcaatAGTAAAAAGAGTAAAAGTTCCATTTTGTATGGATATTGAAGATGTTTTTacactgtactttttttttttttttttaactcagccAGTGTTTCTTTTTGTTGCCGCTTTAAATGGACTTCAGGCGCACTGCCAGTGTAAAAGTCGCCGCAGGGGAAATTGGCGCCTGCGCCTTTAAGGGGTTACGGGACGTAAACACTGCGTGACGTCACGTGGTGCGCGGACGGCGAGGAGCGCGCGGTCGCGGGTCGCTGTGTCTCTCCGTCACTTCGGCTtcgttttattttactttctttttttcttttttctttttttgccggGTCCCGTTTGCGGCGCCATGCGGCGGAGGCGCTTCGCGGTCGTCGCCGTTTAAACGCGCCCGTTGCGAAGATGGCGGAGCGCCGCGCCGAGTCCCGACAAGTTCCCGAAACTCCGGAGAGTCCCGCGCAGGTCGCGAGGCCGCAGCCCGCCGACAAGAACGGCGTCGCGGCCGGGAGCCCGGACGAGAGCCTGTCCCCGACGTCGGTCATCTTCTTCAGGGAGGCGCTGGACTCCGCCAGCGTGCAGTTCGGACAGCGGGTCCCTGCCGCCGCCGCACCGGTGCGCTACGAGTTTCACATCCAGAGGTCAAAGGCCAAAGGTGAGTTGTTACCGCGGACAGGACCCGTGACCCCGTGTTGCGTTTATTAAATTACACCTCGTGAGCCGTTCATCACCTGATCCATAAACTGGTCCGCACGTGACGTCACGGTTGGAGCCATGAacccacgtttttttttttttgcagcgcaGTGCTTTTGACCCTTGACCTCGTCGTTTTACGATCACATTCGTCTACTGCTGTGCTCTTAATCCCGTGTCACCTCCGAGGCTGCAGAATTTCTATATTAATAACCTCCCTGCAGATGGATCGTATGGAGCCAGTTTCTGCACCTGAGGTCTTTAGGTCTTTTCGCATTTAGAGTTTTTCTTTCTGTAAGATGCTTGAATGGAAGGTTCACTGGTTTAAAGTCCCCTGCTGACTTTCGGTCTTGGTCCTTGTATTTGCTTTGGCCAGAGAATATAACGGCAAGTCAGACTGTGTGCCAGACTGACCGGTTTCGAATTTGATGTCACGGTGGGAGAGAATGCTTGTCTTGAAGATGCACTGAGGAACACAATGAAGCTGGCGTGTCCACCAGAGAGTGGTCACATTTGACTCTGGGCGTTTTCAGACGTCTGATTAGTGGACAGGGAACTGGTTTAGGTGACTTAATGATGTCATGGTGAAAATGACTGTTCTAGAGCATCGGGAGAGGAGGCCAGGCTCAGATCTGTCTGTGTTTTGGAAGCGTTGTCAGCACGTTTTAATATGgcatgagacacacacacagaaacaataaaatcaaatttattcacaaaaaaatcacatctacataacataaatgattaattttacatatatttgtgaatgtttgttattctatttattttatttgggggGAGGTTTTtattggtgattttttttttattattattattattaaacatatttttgtaatgaatttccatgaaaaaggacagaggaaatgagaggaagatgcttttttttttttttttttgcgcaccctctggtcatgtgaccacccCCTCAGACCGTTCAGGCGGCCATCTTGGTCAACACCCACCCAGTGCATTGCGCACAGCCAACCCCAGTTATCCGCGGCGGGGGCTGTGCAGGGCGGGCAGGCACGGGCTGCAATTCCTCTGCGTTGCCGCGGCGACTCCCGACCGCGAGGAGAGCAGCTTTCATTTCTCCCGTCGGCTGGAGGAGAGGCAGCAAGGGGGGAGGTGCTCAGCTGGGTGGGAGAATCGCATCTCGTCCTCCTTTTGTGCCTCCTGCTCCTCGGCGGCGGCGCTGGCCAGAGGTCGAGCGCTGGTTCTCCTGGCGAGGGCCCCCGGACGGCGGCAGGTTGTTTTTGTCGGCATCAGCTGAGTCATCATGTCCGACCTGACGCCCCAGAGCGACGCCCCGACCCCCACCACCGACAAGATCACGCAGGCGGCGCGGGAGACCATCTACCTGTGCAACTTCCGCGTGTCGGTGGACGGGGAATGGCTGTGCCTCCGCGAGCTCAACGACATCTCGCTCACGCCGGACCCCGAGCCGGCGCACGAAGGTACGTCTGCGGCCTGCGGACCCCCCTCTGTCCCAGGGGGACCCGGCATCCCGACAGCGGATCtggaaacgtgtgtgtgtagagataTGTAATTTTTAACAGCCAGGCCTTTACCCATCTCGCTCGCTGTGGGTGTGGCCgccattaaacaaaacaaatctcGTCATTGAGGCGTGTCAGCAGATTCCCCAGATCTTCGGaggcttctcctcctcccctgCGCCTTACGGTCCCGCCTGCTCCGGTCAAATTAAATCAAGAAGCACGAGGAACCAGTAGACACATGCGCTGTAGTCTTTTTGTTGTGCAGTTACAAGCGGCgggacaaaatattttgtatgtaggCAAATGCTTAGATTATCGTGCATTGTCATTGGGACCGGATCGGATAATCAGACTGATTCTTTATTCCCGACATCTGGAATCTTGTGGCAATCTGATCCTCTCCCTTCGTGAATTATTGATTTGGGGTCGATCCAAATCGTCAATATCCACAATATCTGAACACCGACCCTTCGGGCCACCCCTGACCGGGGCTTCCTCGTGGGAGGGGCTTGCCGCTGCTGGGCGGAGAGCCCGCCGGATCTCTGATGAACCGTTGACCTGGACGTGTGCTGGACTCCCTGACTCAGCAGGGTCTGTGGCGTCTGATGCTGGACAAGCGCCATTTTTACGCCCAGCCTTATGTACTGTGGCGGAGATGCAGTCTACGTTGGGTTTTCCCCCGGAAATCTTGTAAAAGTACAACGCATCATCGCATTACTAGATTAGTTCACAAAAATATTCCTGTTCCTGCTCTTGCACGTTCCTGTAGACTTTCTGTATCATTCAAAACggcttttaaataaaaggaaCTTCCCTTCTGGTCTGAGTAGTAGAATTCCCGGAAAACTGAgcatgactttttattttttatttttttttagttatgcaTGAATTAACTGCACAAAGATGCATAGCGGTGGGAAGAGTGCCGCTGTGACAAGCCTGCACACGGTTACACGGCACAAAGTAGCTTAGCATCGCAGCGCTACAGTGGATTCCcggagggtggggggggttctgtTGCTTCGCTTTATCTCCGCGGGGTGCGTGACCCCACCCTACCTTTTTCCATTGCTGTTTGCAGAGACTCGCGAATTTCACAGATTTGCTTGAACAAATGCTCATGCGGGATGAGCTGCTCGACCTGCTCAGGGCTCATGTTGCTGATAGGTGCACGTCACACACACTTGGTACCAACATCTGTGGTCCTCTCTTctccattgatttttttttttattctctgctCAGCTGAACCTGCATGGTGCATCAGACCCCACCCCCAGCACAAAGCCCCGCCCTGTGTGAGGTTGTAGTAGAATaaatcttcttctttttttaatttctgtgtgtgtaacgtgtgaCATCCTTATCACAGGACTGTTACTCACTTCAGTTGCGTAGGTTCCATTCGGAGCTGTGAGTGGAGGAACATGTGTCACATCTTCAAGTGACttccttttaaaatgattatgaaCCACCGTCGCGCAGTTTCATATGGACGCACCGCAGTACCAGTTTATTTCTGAAACTCTCAGACGGAACAGGAAAGTTTTGTGGCATTTTCTACGTTGTCCCACAGAATCGTCACAGTAACCTAAAAAATCACAGTGCAGAGAACAGTAAAATGTGATTGGTGGGTTCGAGATCTTCTAATTACGATGAGTGTTGTGTTGGTTAGGGGTCATGTGAACTGTAAGATCATAAATGATCTTTGGTtgcatcacattacatttacatttacagcatttaccagacgcccttatccagagcgacttacaatcagtagttacagggacagtcccccctggagcaacttagggttaagtgtcttgctcagggacacaatggtagtaagtggggtttgtacctgggtcttctggttcataggcgagtgtgttacctctaggctactaccaccatcacCAGTAGTGATGAATTAAGTGGACGATTCCGAACATAATCAATTGCATCATGGTGTTGCTTGGTGGTTTTTCTGGTGGTAGTTACTGTGGCTGCTTGATCTGCTTACAGCTCCACATGGACTTTATAAATGAACGCCATACGCCGTTTgctcgtcgctgtttaacgttAGTTTTGATTCCGGGAGAAATTGGCAGCAAGAAAACGCATGcagcttttatttgaatgtGCAGTTGACGGAAGGCCCATGTTGCTGCCTTGATTTACTCCGATGATTTTACTCTTAATTCCTCAGCATGTTCAGTACGTGCTCACCTGACTCCACAAACgtcataagtgaagtgaaagtgaagtgattgtgacacagcacatggtgacacaacgaaatgtgtcctctgcttttaaccatcacccttggtgagcagtgggcagccatgacccacCTTCTGAtaaccttctgatgacggggctgcttccttaaccgctaggccaccactgcccataaaaTCGCCTGGGACGTCCGTCCATgtgaacgagaccttaactctcatctcactgatgttacagtaatattaaaaaaaatgatgggcTGCATTGTAATACAACGATAGTCGAAATATTGATAATCGGAATCTAGTTGAATCGTGAGACCATCCAAGGGTCTCATCACTAATCACCATACTGACATTATACGCAGGTCATATGTTTATAGTTTGTGTGATGTCATCTGATGTCATTGTCCCACATCAAGAAGCAGGTGTGTCACTCTGGTGAAAGGAATCAGCATCAATGTCCAGGCAGCTGCCTCCCCGCTTTTCTAGATTAGATCCACATCACCTTTCCCGGGGCAGTGGTCCTGATTGTGTCGCAATGGGAGGTTTGTTTCCATAGCAACCACTACTACTGAACCTGACTTTGCTCCACAGATCCGAAGGACCCCATCGCCATCGAGCGACTCAACCTGATGAACATGGCCAAGCTGAGCATAAAGGGCCTGATCGAGTCGGCACTGAACCTCGGCCGCACCCTGGACTCAGACTACGCCCCCCTGCAGCAGTTCTTCGTGGTGATGGAGCACTGTCTCAAGCACGGCCTGAAGAGTAGGTCGCCCGACAACCCCCCATCTCATCCCGTTGTGGTTTAGTTTGTGTCACGTTTAGCCATCATCAGCAATGTTGCCCTGAAACGTTCTTCTCATCTGCTGAAGGTAAGAAGACCTTCCTGGGACAGAACAAATCATTCTGGGGACCCCTGGAGCTGGTAGAGAAGCTGACACCTGAAGCTGGAGAAATCACAGCCAGTGTGAAAGACCTCCCAGGGCTGAAGTGGGTAAAACCTGCAATTTAGGGTGCTTTCACACCATAGTTCAGTTGCTGTGGTCTGAATCAGTCGGAGAGTTTTGAACATTTCAGGGCTCTCGAGTCCTGCACATGCGACTTAATTCCTCAAATTGGAGGTCGCACAGGAGGGACTAGCCATTCGGGGAGTAAACTCAATGTGGTGCACCCAATAAACACGTATTGGGTCCGTGTCAAATTGTAAACCAATCACAGATCGTGAAGGGTGGTgcccacctctgattggctgtggtctAAATATTTCTGTACTGACCCGAGCCCAACATCATTGTGGCGGCGGATGCCGTGCAACACGACTGTACCGACATGTTTTGCATGCATTACAagtaatttatacattttaactatttttcatggtcaaagtttttcCCCaacacctcagactttgctttcatAATCTCTAGAAGCAAACGTGCGTCTCACTGCCTCAGATTGCACTGTAGCGCTAATCGAAACGCATCACGTGACCGCTCATTCTTGTGCGCAtcatgcatctataaaacacatggCATGCAGTGAAAAGTGTACTGGCCCAGTGTCCCCTCTCCCaactgcctttcagcaacaagAAGCAGCAAAGATGATCAGACCGAGACAATGATCACGTTCAAGCCCTTAAGcccttttaatttagattttctttttatttcagttaccTTGTTTCtagtaagttacctttcttgtagaattgtgctttaTTAACTCTATACGCACAGCgatttaaaaaggagaaaaagtgaACCTACAAAATTtcattgttacatttacatctactgcatttatcagaccccttatccagagcgacttacaatcagtagttacagggacagtggagGGACATGATAGAAGTAAATTTACATGGGTTGGATTCGTTCGCGTCAACGAAGGCGCATAAAAAGACAACACGGGAGGTGGCGTGCATTACTCATGTGGATCTGTGAAAAAATATGTGAATCATATTGATACCCATAACAATattttacccataattcactgctCTTAAATCACGTGATTGCATTTGGGCCGGTCTTTAGTTCTCACCAGGCAGACTGCACCAGAGTTTCGTTATTTATTTCAAGTCGAGACCACCTATTTTTGTGGGTCTCGCTGCGGTTCTGGTGTATAACCAGAGTGCGAGAACTGTGTTCACACCAACCGCACCAAGGGGGGGAAAGGCGGTTGGGTTTGGTTGAAGTGCACTAAAGAATATAGTAGTGATTCATTGCGcatattatgattatgattataacAATAACCAATGTCAGTATAGTGCAGATGCATCGTTTCAGGCGGAAATGTGAGGCTGGTTTAGTGAATTAAAGTGTAACTTTATTCATCTCGTAGATCACGTATCAAACTTGCGGGCCACATACAGCAACAccttggggtggtagtagcctagtgggtaacacattaacctgtgaaccagaaggcccaggtacaaaatcccacttactaccattgtgtccctgagcaagacattaaccctgagtgtgtccggggggggactgtccctgtaactactgatttgtaaattgctctgtataagggcgtctgataaatgctgtaaatgtaagatcactttatataaatCTATTATTATAGCAcagcgatatgaagcgctgataacacacaaactacagatcccataatgcagtgcacactttgTGTTCTTGTTGCTGACTAACAGAGTCACATGGCTCTGTGTGTTATCATTGCTTCATATCATCGAGTCACAATAATAGATCTATAAAAAGTGATCTCACAGGATGTGAGTTTGCGAGTTTGACGTAGTCTTGTGAAAATGCTGCTGGTGAGAGTTATCTTCTGTTATTGAGTTGACTTCCTCCTCCTTATGCAGGACGCCTCTTGGCCGAGGAAGAGCTTGGCTGCGATTGGCTCTGATGCAGAAGAAACTGTCTGATTACATGAAGACCATCATCAACAGGAAAGACTTGTTAAGGTGAGATGCTGATCAGCCAGGCAGATGAGTTCAAATGCAGGTCAGTTTGTGCTGACGCTCTCTGCCCCGGTTCTGCAGCGAGTTCTACGAGGCCAACGCGCTCAtgatggaggaggaaggggcCGTCATCGCGGGGCTGTTGGTTGGCCTCAACGTCATCGACGCCAACCTTTGCATGAAGGGTGAAGACCTGGATTCTCAGGTCTGGCTCTACTCAGTTGTCAAGGTTTCTTTAAAATCAAATTTAAGGTGGCGATTAATTGTGATGCAAAATATTACCATGAATGATGGTATGTTCTGTTCACTCTACTATTGCACCCTGTCATGGTTTAATAATACACACTCACCTTATGAAGacattacaggccaaaggtttggacaccttctcattcaatgtgttttctctattttcatgaccatatacgttaaactatgaaggaacacatgtggatttatgtatttaacaaaaaaaggtgaaatatctgaaaacatgttttatattctagcttctttgctctggttactgctttgcacactcttggcattctctcgatgagcttcaagaggtcgtcacctgaaatggttctccaacagtcttgaaggagttcccagaggtgtttagcacttttttggcccctttaccttcactctgcggtccagctcaccccaaaccatctcgattgtgttcaggtccggtgacagtggaggccaggtctccactttttgttaagaacataactatgaacataaatggtcatgaaaataaagaaaacacattgaatgagaaggttcaAGATAATCACATCtgaaataatcatgattaaGCAATTACGTAACAATGCGACAGGCTGTGTCTGTAGAAGATGAGAGCCGACATCAaacgatttttaaaaaaaattgtatctTCCTTAGGTGGGGGTCATCGATTTCTCCATGTACCTGAAGGACGGAAGCCACAGCAGTAAGAGCCCAGAGGGGTGAGTCTCTCtcctcacttcctgtttcatgGAATTGAGTCTGGTCAGATAGACTCAacatgtttctctctctccctctttcccatACTAGTGATGGGCAAATCACTGCCATCCTGGACCAGAAGAACTatgtggaggagctgaacagaCATCTGAGGTAAGGGGCTAGCAGCTGTCAGATGTTTAATTTCTCCTGTTATTTTTTGCCTTATCTTTATCTTTGCATGTCTGCAGCGCGTCCGTCAACAACCTGCAAGCCAAAGTGGACGCGCTAGAGAAATCCAACACAAAACTCACGGAAGAGGTTGGTTTGAGGCGTCTGTGGTATTCATtctagaattaattttttttttttaaaagagacaAAGCTACACTGTCGGTGTTCTACAGAAAGTTTCCATCTGTGCTGCTGTTATTTTGAGACTTGAGAACCCGTTCTTCCTGTCCGTCTGTGGCGCAGCTCGCCGTGGCCAACAACCGCATCATAACActgcaggaggaggtggagcgCGTGAAGGAGGAGAGCTCGTACCTGGTGGAGTCCAGTCGCAAGGTGCGTCTGCCAAtaatgtcatcagttttcaCTCGTGACCTTTGACCATTTTGTGGTTTGATTCACGACATGCAGCGTCCACCAAATCCCAGGTATCAGACAGgtatcacatgcacaaacaagaacgacttggggcagtggtggcctggcggttaaggaagcggccccgtaatcagaaggtcgaaggttcgaatcccgaaccgccaaggtgacactaaggtgccactgagcaaagcaccgtccccacacactgctcatggctgcccactgctcaccaagggtgatggttaaaagcagaggacaccttttgttgtgtcaccgtgctgcagtgtatcacagtgacaatcgcttAAGTTTCAACTTGTCTTTGCTGTTTTCTTCTTGCTGGAAGGGCTTGCCAAACAATTCACCATCCTTAGCAAGCTTCAAAATTCCCTCAATAGAACGATATATGACACCTACAGGCTTGACTTGAACTCTGCCGCATTTCCCCCCCTTGGTGCGGCTCGTTTTGTCcggtgtgaacacagtaatcgCACCGAACACGGGTGGTCTCGAGATCAAGTGGTCTCGATTCGAATCAATTTGCGAGCTCTGGTGCGGTCCGCCTGGTGAATATACGCACCgaaccaaaacaggaccaaaaCGCTATCACATGATTTGAGAACTGTGAATGATGTTTTTTACCCCCCACGGTTCCGTATAATGAATGCACGCCACCTTCCATGTTGTCTTGTCATGCACCTTTGGCGACTCCAGTGCATCAGCGTATTGTCAGCGTGACCGCACTACAGAgtggtaaatgcatgtaatataaaatcgccatgtaaatgtactttcatCATGGCCCTCATCGTGGTTcctgtgtttacttgtgttgttcCCGCAgcgatac comes from Denticeps clupeoides chromosome 11, fDenClu1.1, whole genome shotgun sequence and encodes:
- the rufy3 gene encoding protein RUFY3 isoform X1 — its product is MAERRAESRQVPETPESPAQVARPQPADKNGVAAGSPDESLSPTSVIFFREALDSASVQFGQRVPAAAAPVRYEFHIQRSKAKDPKDPIAIERLNLMNMAKLSIKGLIESALNLGRTLDSDYAPLQQFFVVMEHCLKHGLKSKKTFLGQNKSFWGPLELVEKLTPEAGEITASVKDLPGLKTPLGRGRAWLRLALMQKKLSDYMKTIINRKDLLSEFYEANALMMEEEGAVIAGLLVGLNVIDANLCMKGEDLDSQVGVIDFSMYLKDGSHSSKSPEGDGQITAILDQKNYVEELNRHLSASVNNLQAKVDALEKSNTKLTEELAVANNRIITLQEEVERVKEESSYLVESSRKVSRQDGSADGQVLGEARKQLKEETQLRLDVEKELEVQIGMKQEMELSMKMLEKDICEKHDALVELRQQLEELRSVNQEMLHRSQSSETGVKQKNEVISRLEEKTNQMASAIKQMEIRSKQAERDRDLAEEANRLFKQEFGDKIESLQQEAEQLRKQKCFLELELRKDRERRGVLQTDFPPGRQTSSAPSDARQQVDEIRKELESVRKENAELRTVLEEKGSLSSSLSLSQNEEDEKQSSYEDLDPVLCPLCLKDESLTRNKKQCRNCMGVFCECCVVHELPLPSSINPQQVCDPCYTALLQQYASTPP
- the rufy3 gene encoding protein RUFY3 isoform X3, with the translated sequence MAERRAESRQVPETPESPAQVARPQPADKNGVAAGSPDESLSPTSVIFFREALDSASVQFGQRVPAAAAPVRYEFHIQRSKAKDPKDPIAIERLNLMNMAKLSIKGLIESALNLGRTLDSDYAPLQQFFVVMEHCLKHGLKSKKTFLGQNKSFWGPLELVEKLTPEAGEITASVKDLPGLKTPLGRGRAWLRLALMQKKLSDYMKTIINRKDLLSEFYEANALMMEEEGAVIAGLLVGLNVIDANLCMKGEDLDSQVGVIDFSMYLKDGSHSSKSPEGDGQITAILDQKNYVEELNRHLSASVNNLQAKVDALEKSNTKLTEELAVANNRIITLQEEVERVKEESSYLVESSRKVSRQDGSADGQVLGEARKQLKEETQLRLDVEKELEVQIGMKQEMELSMKMLEKDICEKHDALVELRQQLEELRSVNQEMLHRSQSSETGVKQKNEVISRLEEKTNQMASAIKQMEISEKDLVRHARSLSSAAGKLLQKP
- the rufy3 gene encoding protein RUFY3 isoform X2, with product MSDLTPQSDAPTPTTDKITQAARETIYLCNFRVSVDGEWLCLRELNDISLTPDPEPAHEDPKDPIAIERLNLMNMAKLSIKGLIESALNLGRTLDSDYAPLQQFFVVMEHCLKHGLKSKKTFLGQNKSFWGPLELVEKLTPEAGEITASVKDLPGLKTPLGRGRAWLRLALMQKKLSDYMKTIINRKDLLSEFYEANALMMEEEGAVIAGLLVGLNVIDANLCMKGEDLDSQVGVIDFSMYLKDGSHSSKSPEGDGQITAILDQKNYVEELNRHLSASVNNLQAKVDALEKSNTKLTEELAVANNRIITLQEEVERVKEESSYLVESSRKVSRQDGSADGQVLGEARKQLKEETQLRLDVEKELEVQIGMKQEMELSMKMLEKDICEKHDALVELRQQLEELRSVNQEMLHRSQSSETGVKQKNEVISRLEEKTNQMASAIKQMEIRSKQAERDRDLAEEANRLFKQEFGDKIESLQQEAEQLRKQKCFLELELRKDRERRGVLQTDFPPGRQTSSAPSDARQQVDEIRKELESVRKENAELRTVLEEKGSLSSSLSLSQNEEDEKQSSYEDLDPVLCPLCLKDESLTRNKKQCRNCMGVFCECCVVHELPLPSSINPQQVCDPCYTALLQQYASTPP
- the rufy3 gene encoding protein RUFY3 isoform X4; its protein translation is MSDLTPQSDAPTPTTDKITQAARETIYLCNFRVSVDGEWLCLRELNDISLTPDPEPAHEDPKDPIAIERLNLMNMAKLSIKGLIESALNLGRTLDSDYAPLQQFFVVMEHCLKHGLKSKKTFLGQNKSFWGPLELVEKLTPEAGEITASVKDLPGLKTPLGRGRAWLRLALMQKKLSDYMKTIINRKDLLSEFYEANALMMEEEGAVIAGLLVGLNVIDANLCMKGEDLDSQVGVIDFSMYLKDGSHSSKSPEGDGQITAILDQKNYVEELNRHLSASVNNLQAKVDALEKSNTKLTEELAVANNRIITLQEEVERVKEESSYLVESSRKVSRQDGSADGQVLGEARKQLKEETQLRLDVEKELEVQIGMKQEMELSMKMLEKDICEKHDALVELRQQLEELRSVNQEMLHRSQSSETGVKQKNEVISRLEEKTNQMASAIKQMEISEKDLVRHARSLSSAAGKLLQKP